The genomic window GACACGCGACCGGTCGGGCTCGACGTCCGGACCGAACCGCCCTACGAAACCCCGGAGGAACGAGCCGACCGGGCGGTCGAATCCGTCGCGGAACGGGCCGAAGCGGCCGACATCGGGGAGGTCGAGACGTCGGTCGCCTACGGGGTACCGTACGAGACAATCCGGTCCTACGTCCGGGAGCACGACGTCGACCTCGTCGTGATGGGGACCCGCGGCCGGACGGGGGTCGAGCGGTACCTCCTCGGCAGCGTCGCGGAGAAGACGGTGCGGACGTCAGCGGTCCCAGTGATGACGGTCCACGCGGGCGACGTCGATCGGGAAGAGCTCGACGAGTGATCGACATCGTCGGATCCTCGTCGGCGTCGGGGACGAGGGAGCGTCGAGAACGACGGCGCCGACCGGCCGACACGGCTCACGGCTGGGCGCCGATCACCGCGTCGGCGTCGTCTCCTTCGACGACGGCCTTCCGGGAGACCACGTCGATCGTCGTCTCCGAACCGATCGCAGTCCCGCCCTCGACGGCCTCGACGCGGAGGATCACGTCCTCGGGGCTGGCACAGCCGCAGTTGACGAACTCCTCCCACTCGTCGCCGACTGCGACGGGACCGGCGTGAGCCCACCGGAGGTACCGCCGATAGGTGCGTTCCGTCATGTTCTCCTGGAGCCACTCGCTGTCGGCGACCCACCAGTCGTCGGTGGCGTCCGGATCGGTCTCCGGCGACCGGAACGAGACGAGGACTCGCTCCGCCTGGTCCTCGACGGTGGCCGGATCGGTCGTGTTGACCTCACGTCGATCGGTCGATCCCATCAGTCGTCGGCCTCCGTCGCGATCGATCCGGTACTGTCCGCCGGCGCCGCGACCTCTGATTCGAGCCACTCCTCGACGTCCAGAGCGGCCATGCTGCCCATGCCGGCAGCGGTGACCGCCTGCTGGTACTCGCGGTCCATCACGTCGCCCGCCGCGAAGACGCCGTCGGCGGCCGTCGCCGTCGTCGCCCACGCCTCGCCGGCGTCGGCGGTCCGGACGTACCCGTCGTCGTCGAGGTCGACCGGCGTGTCCCGGAGGAAGCCGGTGTTGGGCTCGTGGCCGATGGCGTAGAACACGCCGCCGACGTCGACTTCCTCGACCGCGAGGGCCTCGTCGGCTTCATTCGCGCCCTCGCCGGTCTCGTACTTCTCGGCGGGGTGGCCCTCCGGGTGCGAGACGAGCGTCGCGCCGGTCACGCCGTCCTCTCGGGAGCCGTCGATGGCCACGAGCTCCGTGTTCCAGGCGAACTCGACGTCCTCGTGGTCGCGAGCGCGGTCGGCCATGATCTCCGAGGCCCGGAGTTCGTCGCGGCGGTGGACGACCGTCACGGAGTCGGCGAACTTCGCGAGGAAGAGGGCCTCCTCCATCGCGCTGTCGCCGCCGCCGACGACCAGTACGTCGTCGCCGCGGTGGAACGCGCCGTCGCAGGTCGCACACGTCGAGAGGCCGTAGCCCATCAGCTCGTCCTCGCCCTCCGCGCCGACCCAGCGGGCGCTGGCGCCCGTCGCGACGATCAGCGCGCGAGTCCGGAGCGTCTCGCCGGTCGAGAGCGACAGCGACAGCGGCCGGCCGTCCAGGTCGGCGGACTCGATGCTGCCGTGCTGGAACTCGGCCCCGAACTGCTCGGCCTGCTCCTTGCCGCGCTGGATCAGCTCCATGCCGCCGACGCCCTCGGGGAACCCGAGGTAGTTCTCGACGTCGGTGGTGAGCGTCAGCTGGCCGCCGGGCTCGTCGCCCTCGAGCACGAGCGGGTCGAGGTCGGCCCGGGCCGCGTAGACGGCCGCCGAGAGGCCGGCGACGCCGGAGCCGGCGACGACGAGGTCTCGTACTTCCTCGGTCATTTACTCGGTGTACCTCTCGACGAGCGCCTGCAGTTCGTCTTCGCCCTGCACCCCGACGACCTCCTCGACCTGCTCGCCGTCGGCGAACAGGATCAGTGTCGGGACACCCCGGACGCCGTAGACCCCGGCGAGCTGCTGGTTCGCGTCGACGTCGACCTTCGCGACGGTCGCGTCGGTCTCGGCGGCGAGGCGCTCGACCACGGGCTCGAGCATCTGGCACGGCCCGCACCAGTCGGCGTAGAAGTCCGCGAGGACGACGCCGTCGTCCCCGACTACCTCGTCGAGGTCGGACTCGCCGTCAACGTGGACCGGCTCGGTGGGCGTATCGATACTCTCCTCGGCTGCGGTGTCGACTGTCATCACTCTCACGTAGGGACCAGTAGTAGTTAAGGGTTGTGGGGAATCCGTACAATACAATGGGTGCGAAGCACGGGTTATAGTGTCCGCCGCGGCGTGCCGCGGATACGTCCCCCGAGCGGCGTCCCGACCGCGACGAACCGCTGGAACGGACGTCGCTCGGGGATCGAGCGCTCTCGGCGACGTGACGCTCGTCTCCGACGGACCAGCGGAGGGTTTCTTCGGGAACCTCCGAGCGGACGAGATCCCGCGGCCGGAGCCGTACGTCCGCCCGGAGCGCCGACGGACGCTCTGCTACGCCGCGGAGTGACTGCGGCCGGAGAGCGACTACGGCCGGAGAGCGACTACGGCCGGAGAGTCCCTGCGATCGAACGCCCGGCGTGGCCGGCGGTCACGGCGGCCGCTCGTGCGGTGCGAAAACAGAGGAGAACGGCGAGAATCGGGCCGACGCGCTTCTGGTCGTCCTACCCCTCGACCGACTGGGGCGTCGCGTCCGCCTGCTCGTACTTGTTCTCGAACTCCTGGATGAGCTGGCCCATCTTGGCGTACCAGTCGTTGAGCATGCGCTGCATGTCGTCGGCGATCTGCGACGGGTCGGTGGGGTAGTAGACGTGGTAGTAGCCGCCCTGATCGTAGTTGATCTGCTCCTTCTGGATGAACCCCGTCTGGAGCAGCCGCTGGACCGCCCTGTAGGCGGTCGAGCGTTCGCGATCGACCGCCTCGGCGATCTCGTCGACGGTGAGCGGTTCCTCCGTCTCGACGAGCGCCCGGAAGCACTCCCTGTCGAGCTGTTTCAGCCCGTGGAAACACTCCAGGAGCCCCTCGCACTCCATGTCCCGCTGCAGTTGTTCCGACATCGAATCCGGCATTGTTATCTAATATAGCTATGGAGTAGTCGGTTAAAAGACTTGTGTAGAGGATGCACAATCGTCCGCACGAAACGGGCGGTGTCCGTCTTCTGTACTCCTCGGTCGCGACCGCCCGTCGCCGATCCGGTGACGGCGCGGCGGCCGTCGACGGGCAGCGGAGTCGTTCAGCGCGCGGAGGGGTGATCAGTCGGCGAAACTGGTTGTCGAGCCAGCCTCAGTGCGGAGCGCCTGCACGGAGCTGACCACGACGGCCCCGGCGACGAGCGTCGCGGCGCCGAGGATGACGACCAGCGAGACGGTCTGGAGGACCGGCACGTCGGCGAACGTCCCGATCTTGCGGAGCGCGACCGCCAGCGCACCGAGCAGGAGCATCACGCCGAAGTACACCTTGATCTCGTCCTCGTCGACGAGGCTGGTCGCCGCGGCCCCGATCCGGGCGCCGCCGGCGCTCCCGGCCAGCAGGGGGACGACGATCGAGAGGTCGACCGCGCCGTCCATCGCGTACAGGAAGCTCCCGATCCCGCCCGAGAAGACGATCTCGAACAGGTCGGTCCCGACCGCGACCGGGACGGGCACGCCGATCAGGTAGAACAGCGCGGGCATGCGGATGAAGCCGCCGCCGACGCCGAGGAACCCGGACAGCAGGCCCGTCGCGAACGCGACGCCGAGGATCATCCACAGCGACACGGTGACGCCGCCGCGGAGGCCGACCATCGGAGGGATCCGGTAGGACTGGATCGTCTTCGCGATCTCGGGGATGTCCTCGGCGTCGATCTCGCCCTCGGCGTCGTGGCTGACGCCGCCGTCGCCGTCGCCCGTCAGGGCGGTGTAGGTGATGAACGCGCCGATGCCGCCCAGGAGGGCGACGTAGATGACGCTGACCACGGTGTCGGCGAGGCCGAGGTCCTGCAGCCAGTGGAGGCCGATCTTGCCGACCTCGATTCCGGCCGACGTGCCGGCGATCATGAGCACGCCGAACTTGTAGTCGACCTGTCCGAGGTCGCGGTGTTTCAGCGTCGCGATGACCGAGGTGGCGAACACGAACGCCAGCCCGGACGCGACGGCGACGTCGGTCTCGTAGCCCATCACCATCAGCGCCGGCGTGACGAGGAACGACCCGCCCATCCCGAAGAAGCCGAACAGGAGGCCGATCAGCACGCCGAAGCCGGCGAACAGCGCCAGCACCGCCACGGAGACGCCGAACAGCTCGATCATCGTTCACCCCGCACTGCGTCGACCAGTGCCGGTCCGAAGAGCTTCTCTAGCAGCCCGTAGCCGACGTACAGCACGATCGCCTCGAGTAGTACGATGCCGATAACGAGGAGCGCACCGACGACGCCGGTCGCGCTCTCAAGCCCGAACATCGGTCGACACCTCGTTCGATATTGTCGCAATCATGGATTTCTGCTCACGTACTGCTACTCCGGTGCGTCATTTAACGGTTGTGGGGCTGGAATACAATATTACTGCAGCGGATTACACAGCTAACCGATCCGAATATCTCCGTAAGTTACGCGGATACGGGCCGGTCGGCGGCGGCCGAAATCCGCGGGTGAGAACGGAGGCCCGACGCTCGCGCGCGCACCGGCGGATTGCTGCTCCGTCGCCGGTGGGGGTGATCCGGACGGACCCTCGCGGGGGTAACACGGCGAATGGTATTTCCCAATAGCTACAATATAATGGTCCGACAACTGCCCCCACACTACGGCTGCCCGGTCACAGCCGGTGAACTCAGGCCACCGGGAGCACCACGACCGCGCCGTAGCCGAGCGCGAACGCGACGGCGAACGACGCGACCCACGCGCCGACGGTCACGGCCAGCTTCCGGGCGCCGACGGCGTCACCGCCGCCGACGGCCGCCCCGCTGCCGATGATCGCACTGACGACGATCTCGTTGAACGAGACCGGGACGCCCAGCAGCACGGCCAGTTGCGCGATGAGGAAGGAGGGGACGAGCGCGGAGATGGACCGCCGCGGCCCCAGCGACGAGTAGTCCTGCGCGAGGGACTTGATCATCCGCGGCGCGCCCGTCCACGAGCCGACGAGGATGCCGAGGCCGCCGCCCGCGAGGATGGCCACCGTCGGGACGACGCCGTCGTCGAGCAGCGGCAACAGGGGGCCGACGGCGAGGCCGACCTGGCTGCCGCCGGCGGAGAAGGCCACCAGCGACCCCAGCGAGAGCAGGACTCGCCTGAGACCACCGGCCTGGTCGCGGCCGACGTCCCAGGCGACGACGGCCGCTATCGCCGCGGCGACCGCCAGCGTGACGGTCGCCGTGACCGCCGGGCCGGCGACGCCCAGCGAGCGGCCCACGACTCTCGAGAGCGAACCGGCCGTCCCGCCAGGGCCGAGCATTGCGAACTCGACGTTGGCGAGGACGGCGCCGACCAGCCCTGCGAGCAGGGGGACGCTGTACTCCTCGGGAACGTCCTCGCGCGGGAGCACGCTCGCGATGGCGTAGGCGACGCCGCCGCCGACGAACGGCGTCAGCACCCAGACGCTCCCGATCTGGAGGTACTTCGACCAGACCGGCGTCCCCCCGAGCGCCAGCCCGACGCCGACGACCGACCCAGTGACGGTGAAGGCCGTCGCGATCGGATAGCCCGTCCTGATCCCGACGGCCATGAGGCCGGCGCCGATCGCCAGCACGACGATGACGCCGGTGGCAGGGAGACTGACGCCGCCGATCAGGCCGCTCCCGACGGCCTCGGAGACGTTCGCGCCCTGCGTCACGGCGCCGGCGAACCCGAGGATCCCGACGACGAACGCGGCGCGCATCGTCGAGACGGCGTTGGCACCGACCGCCGGCGCGAACGGCGTCGCGCCGCTGGAGCCGGCGCCGATGACCCACGCCATGAACAGGCTCGCGAGCCCGGCGACGAGGAACAGCGTGACTGTGGCTACGTCCATCGAGAAGAGCGAAACGGGTGCGTTAGTCGGCACCCGCGGTCGCGGGCGCTGCGTCGGTCGAGCGGCTCCGCCAGTACCCCTGGAGGTAGGCGCCGACGAACATGCCGGCCAGCGCCCAGAGGATCGTCACGTTGCCGACCCCGAGGCTGGCGTAGGCCGCGCCGGGACAGATGCCCGACAGGCCCCACCCGACGCCGAAGATCGCCCCGCCGACCAGGACGTTCCGGTCCAAGGGCTTCAGCCGGCGTTCGTAGGTGTCGCCGGTGAGCGGCGCGCGGTCGCGCAGCCGGGGGAGGAGTGCGAAGGCGATCCCGGAGACGATCGCGGCGCCGAACATGACGAACACCAGTCCGAAGTCCTCGAACTGGAGGAAGTTCAGCACGACCTCCGGGCGCGCCATCTGGCTGAACCCGAGCCCGAACCCGAAGACCAGGCCGCCGACGAAGATCAGCGGCTTGAACAGGGGATGACGGTCGTCGGTCATGGGCTCACCCCCAGCGCGGCGACGATCTGGGCCGTCCCGATCGCCACGGTCAGGAACGTCAGCACGCCGACGATCGACGTCTTCGACGCCGAGCCGACGCCGCAGACCCCGTGGCCGGACGTGCAGCCCTTGCCGATCCGGGTGCCGATCCCGACCAGGACGCCGCCGACGAACAGCCGCCAGGGCTGGACGTCGGTCTGCCACAGCGTCACGCCGGCGACCTCGTACAGCTGGCCGGTCGTCCCGGGCTCGTACAGCGACGTCGTGATCAGGCCGGACTGGACGGTCGCGGCGAACGCGAGCCCGCCCAGGACGATGCCGGCCGTGAACACGAGTCGCCAGTCCCGGGAGCCGACGTACTGCTGGAACCGCGACTGGTCGGAAACGTACGACAGCGTCGACTCCAGGAACGTGCTCGCCCCGGCGGGGATCCCCGTGCCGACGTAGATCAGCACGGTCCCGAGGCCGACGAGCAGGCCGCCGACGGCGTAGCGGCTGATCCCGCTGGGGAACAGCTCGGCGGTAAGCTGGAGCGCGACTGGATCAGTCACCATCGACGTCCTCAGTCATCCGCGAGCGATTCCTGGCTCGCGGCGCAGTTGTTCGGGCCGAGTTCGAGCGTGAACGCCTCGTCGTCGTCGACCTCGTTCTGCCCGAGGTTCGTCGCGATGATGTCCTCGTAGTTGGCCGGCCGCGGCGGCATGTCCGAGAGGATCAGGTCGACGAACTCGTCCTCCTCCATCGTGAGCGCGTCCATCTCGTCGACGAGGTCGCCGATCGGCGCCGTGTAGGTGCCGTCGGCGGCGGGCTCGGCCGCGTCGCTGAAGTGGGCGCCGCCGACGAGCGTGTCGTCGGGCAGCGACAGGATCCGCTCCTGCAGCGACTCGTAGAGTAGCCGGGCGGCCTCGGGCGCGCCCTCGTCGCCCTCCTCGAGGTCGGGGCGGGCGACGCTCTCGACGAACAGCCCGTCGCCGGTCGCGAGCAGGCTGTCGTCGACGAGGTACGAGGTCATCCCAGTGGTGTGGCCGGGCGTGTAGACGGCCTCGATGGTGGCGTCGCCGACCGCGAACGTGTCGCCGTCCGCTGCGGTCGTCAGCTCGTCCGCATAGGTGACGCCGCGGTCGACGGCGGCCTCGGGGATCACGCCCTCGATGTCTTCCTCGGCGAGGGCACGCACGCCCGAGATGTGGTCGGCGTGAACGTGCGTGTCCAGCGCGTACTGCAGGTCGACGCCGAGGTCGTCGGCGTCGTCAAGGTAGCGGTCGGTGAAGGCTCGCAGCGGGTCGATGATGGCGGCCTCGCCGTCATCGTACAGCAGGTAGCCCAGACAGCCCGAAGAGGGACGCTGGTACTGTAGCAGCGTGCCGGCGCCGTCGTAGCCCTCGACCTCGACGGCCTCGTAGATGCTCGCCCAGCCGTTCATGCCCTCCTCGAGGTGGTTGACGTCGTAGCCGCGCTCGGCGAGCTCGCCGGCGACGTACTCGCTCGAGCCGCCTTTCGCACAGACCACCGTGACCTCGCGGTCGTCGGGGACCTGCGCGAGGACCTCGTCGTCGATCTCCTCGTCGAGGAACTCGAAGTACGGGACGTTGATCGACTCGACGGTCTCGCCGTCGATGCGCCACTCATCGTACTCCGACTCCATCCGCGTGTCGAGGAGCGTAACGTCCTCGCCGTCGTCGATGCGGCCTTTCAGCGTCTCCGGTTCGATCGAGTCGATCTCGACGTCCGGGGTGGGAAAGTCGTCAGCGTTCATGTCGTACACCCCAGGATAACGGGTGGACGAACAAAAGGGTTTGCATAGAAGTTCCTCGTGAGCACAATACTATCTCTCGCCCCCGATCACGTTATCCTAGTGGTTGTTTGGGCGTACACGCGTCTGATACTGTTATAAGCGAGCCGAACATCACCGGGCGTCGATAGCGGAAGTGACCGATACCCTTTTACACCAGCATCTAGTATTGTGAGGTAGCTCCAATACAGAACAACGGAGCAGATCAATCATGAGTTCGGAATTCGACGTTACGGAGACGCTCGACGTGAAAGGCGCATCGTGTCCCATGCCGGTCGTGAAGACCAAGTCCGCGGTCGACGACCTCGCCGAGGACGACGTCCTCGAAGTGCTGGCGACCGACTCCGGCAGCATGAGCGACATCGACGGCTGGGCGGACGGCACAGCGGGCGTCGAACTCCTCGACCAGGTCGAGGACGGAGACGTCTACAAGCACTACGTGCGCAAGACGGAGTGAACATGAGCACGGACACGCCAGACGCGTCGGCCGAGGACGACAGCGTGGCAGCCGAGGAGGCGCCCACCCGTGCGGAGCTCGCGGCCCGCGTCGACGAGCTAGAGGAGCAACTGGCCGAGGCGACCGCCGACAGCGGCGACGACCAGCGTAAGATGTCGATCATCGCGACGAAGGGGACCCTCGACATGGCGTACCCGCCGCTGATCCTCGCCAGCACGGCGGCCGCCTTCGGCTACGAGGTGACGGTCTTCCACACGTTCTGGGGACTGGACATCCTCCACGAGGAGCGCTCGAAGGACCTCAAGCTCAGCTCCGTCGGCAACCCCAACATGCCGGTCCCGAACGTCGTGGGCGCGCTCCCCGGGATGG from Halomicrobium salinisoli includes these protein-coding regions:
- a CDS encoding NAD(P)/FAD-dependent oxidoreductase — translated: MTEEVRDLVVAGSGVAGLSAAVYAARADLDPLVLEGDEPGGQLTLTTDVENYLGFPEGVGGMELIQRGKEQAEQFGAEFQHGSIESADLDGRPLSLSLSTGETLRTRALIVATGASARWVGAEGEDELMGYGLSTCATCDGAFHRGDDVLVVGGGDSAMEEALFLAKFADSVTVVHRRDELRASEIMADRARDHEDVEFAWNTELVAIDGSREDGVTGATLVSHPEGHPAEKYETGEGANEADEALAVEEVDVGGVFYAIGHEPNTGFLRDTPVDLDDDGYVRTADAGEAWATTATAADGVFAAGDVMDREYQQAVTAAGMGSMAALDVEEWLESEVAAPADSTGSIATEADD
- the trxA gene encoding thioredoxin → MTVDTAAEESIDTPTEPVHVDGESDLDEVVGDDGVVLADFYADWCGPCQMLEPVVERLAAETDATVAKVDVDANQQLAGVYGVRGVPTLILFADGEQVEEVVGVQGEDELQALVERYTE
- a CDS encoding helix-turn-helix domain-containing protein, with product MPDSMSEQLQRDMECEGLLECFHGLKQLDRECFRALVETEEPLTVDEIAEAVDRERSTAYRAVQRLLQTGFIQKEQINYDQGGYYHVYYPTDPSQIADDMQRMLNDWYAKMGQLIQEFENKYEQADATPQSVEG
- a CDS encoding sulfite exporter TauE/SafE family protein, with product MIELFGVSVAVLALFAGFGVLIGLLFGFFGMGGSFLVTPALMVMGYETDVAVASGLAFVFATSVIATLKHRDLGQVDYKFGVLMIAGTSAGIEVGKIGLHWLQDLGLADTVVSVIYVALLGGIGAFITYTALTGDGDGGVSHDAEGEIDAEDIPEIAKTIQSYRIPPMVGLRGGVTVSLWMILGVAFATGLLSGFLGVGGGFIRMPALFYLIGVPVPVAVGTDLFEIVFSGGIGSFLYAMDGAVDLSIVVPLLAGSAGGARIGAAATSLVDEDEIKVYFGVMLLLGALAVALRKIGTFADVPVLQTVSLVVILGAATLVAGAVVVSSVQALRTEAGSTTSFAD
- a CDS encoding DUF7512 family protein, with the translated sequence MFGLESATGVVGALLVIGIVLLEAIVLYVGYGLLEKLFGPALVDAVRGER
- a CDS encoding inorganic phosphate transporter, coding for MDVATVTLFLVAGLASLFMAWVIGAGSSGATPFAPAVGANAVSTMRAAFVVGILGFAGAVTQGANVSEAVGSGLIGGVSLPATGVIVVLAIGAGLMAVGIRTGYPIATAFTVTGSVVGVGLALGGTPVWSKYLQIGSVWVLTPFVGGGVAYAIASVLPREDVPEEYSVPLLAGLVGAVLANVEFAMLGPGGTAGSLSRVVGRSLGVAGPAVTATVTLAVAAAIAAVVAWDVGRDQAGGLRRVLLSLGSLVAFSAGGSQVGLAVGPLLPLLDDGVVPTVAILAGGGLGILVGSWTGAPRMIKSLAQDYSSLGPRRSISALVPSFLIAQLAVLLGVPVSFNEIVVSAIIGSGAAVGGGDAVGARKLAVTVGAWVASFAVAFALGYGAVVVLPVA
- a CDS encoding YeeE/YedE family protein, encoding MTDDRHPLFKPLIFVGGLVFGFGLGFSQMARPEVVLNFLQFEDFGLVFVMFGAAIVSGIAFALLPRLRDRAPLTGDTYERRLKPLDRNVLVGGAIFGVGWGLSGICPGAAYASLGVGNVTILWALAGMFVGAYLQGYWRSRSTDAAPATAGAD
- a CDS encoding YeeE/YedE family protein, encoding MVTDPVALQLTAELFPSGISRYAVGGLLVGLGTVLIYVGTGIPAGASTFLESTLSYVSDQSRFQQYVGSRDWRLVFTAGIVLGGLAFAATVQSGLITTSLYEPGTTGQLYEVAGVTLWQTDVQPWRLFVGGVLVGIGTRIGKGCTSGHGVCGVGSASKTSIVGVLTFLTVAIGTAQIVAALGVSP
- a CDS encoding MBL fold metallo-hydrolase — encoded protein: MNADDFPTPDVEIDSIEPETLKGRIDDGEDVTLLDTRMESEYDEWRIDGETVESINVPYFEFLDEEIDDEVLAQVPDDREVTVVCAKGGSSEYVAGELAERGYDVNHLEEGMNGWASIYEAVEVEGYDGAGTLLQYQRPSSGCLGYLLYDDGEAAIIDPLRAFTDRYLDDADDLGVDLQYALDTHVHADHISGVRALAEEDIEGVIPEAAVDRGVTYADELTTAADGDTFAVGDATIEAVYTPGHTTGMTSYLVDDSLLATGDGLFVESVARPDLEEGDEGAPEAARLLYESLQERILSLPDDTLVGGAHFSDAAEPAADGTYTAPIGDLVDEMDALTMEEDEFVDLILSDMPPRPANYEDIIATNLGQNEVDDDEAFTLELGPNNCAASQESLADD
- a CDS encoding sulfurtransferase TusA family protein, with translation MSSEFDVTETLDVKGASCPMPVVKTKSAVDDLAEDDVLEVLATDSGSMSDIDGWADGTAGVELLDQVEDGDVYKHYVRKTE
- a CDS encoding DsrE/DsrF/DrsH-like family protein, coding for MSTDTPDASAEDDSVAAEEAPTRAELAARVDELEEQLAEATADSGDDQRKMSIIATKGTLDMAYPPLILASTAAAFGYEVTVFHTFWGLDILHEERSKDLKLSSVGNPNMPVPNVVGALPGMDRMTTKMMEKKIEDNETASIEELIETSLDMGVEFQACQMTIELMDYDEDDFYDGVTTGVGAATAIQDMAEADIQLLV